The following coding sequences are from one bacterium window:
- a CDS encoding DUF3365 domain-containing protein — MKPTLRADRMFTLLSISLFLALTISYLWRSHVIHISSIELARTSARIAYEKDVIYRRWNAMNGGVYVKNSEKTPPNPYLSDIPERDVTTPTGKPLTLVNPAYMTRQVHEIAQHNFGIYSHITSLRPIRPENKADAWESIALSLFEKGEKEYSSVEMISEKEYMRLMRPLYVEQSCLDCHAKQGYKMGEVRGGISVAVPMLPLYDVEQKKRTADIFGHLIFWGIAQTGLAMLWHRLRKSDIAMNAVRIEQENTIRELQAALQNIKQLSGLIPICSSCKKIRDDRGYWTQVEEYISHHTVAEFSHSVCPECIIKLYPEYAEEIFKNVSENQTNQ, encoded by the coding sequence TTGAAACCAACATTGCGTGCTGATCGAATGTTCACGCTACTTTCGATTAGCCTTTTTCTTGCACTTACGATCTCATATTTGTGGAGAAGTCATGTTATCCACATCAGTTCTATCGAATTAGCCAGGACATCTGCCCGAATCGCCTATGAGAAAGATGTCATCTATCGCCGCTGGAATGCGATGAATGGCGGTGTATATGTTAAAAATAGTGAGAAAACCCCACCCAATCCATATTTGTCCGATATTCCCGAACGCGATGTTACAACACCCACGGGAAAACCACTTACATTGGTCAATCCCGCTTATATGACTCGACAAGTGCATGAAATTGCCCAACACAACTTCGGTATTTACAGTCATATCACATCACTCCGCCCAATACGCCCCGAGAACAAGGCCGATGCTTGGGAGAGCATAGCGTTGTCATTGTTTGAAAAGGGTGAAAAAGAGTACTCTTCAGTAGAGATGATTTCAGAAAAAGAGTACATGCGCTTAATGCGTCCCCTGTATGTCGAACAGAGTTGCCTTGATTGTCATGCCAAGCAAGGTTACAAAATGGGTGAGGTGCGTGGCGGTATTAGCGTTGCTGTCCCGATGTTACCGTTATACGATGTGGAACAAAAAAAACGTACGGCCGATATTTTTGGGCATCTCATTTTTTGGGGTATCGCGCAAACCGGTTTAGCGATGCTGTGGCACCGCCTGAGAAAATCGGATATTGCGATGAATGCTGTACGAATCGAGCAGGAGAATACGATTCGAGAACTACAAGCGGCGTTACAAAACATCAAGCAGTTGAGTGGATTAATTCCAATTTGTTCAAGTTGTAAAAAAATTCGCGATGACCGAGGATACTGGACTCAGGTTGAAGAATACATTTCGCACCACACTGTAGCAGAGTTTAGCCACAGTGTGTGCCCCGAATGCATCATAAAACTGTATCCGGAATATGCCGAAGAGATCTTCAAAAATGTATCAGAGAATCAAACCAATCAGTAA